The following proteins are co-located in the Clostridiales bacterium genome:
- a CDS encoding 2-oxo acid dehydrogenase subunit E2 translates to MATEIIMPKAGMAMEEGTILKWLKAEGEAVEQGEPLLEILTDKVNMEVEAQVSGTLIKILKQEGEVVPVITNIGYIGEAGEAAPEAGAGTGPVISQTTGSPEAAIAKTAAAEAEKAEASEIAAGTGTGISPRHSGVGILPEDRESADPRGMAGNRVIAESEAERSDAASNFSGKIAATPAAKRMAAERNINLSLVRGSGANGEIYAKDVEEYRSVVISPLARRAAEAEGLDVNELTGSGYGGKILLQDVASKLAFRNAEREGGQPAAAAAPGANASAAGSATGYSSGAAASGSLAAGQMTADGKEIAEVVSYSGIRKVIGDRMVQSKFTAPHLYFSQRVNLEKLLEVRKQINEAQEKKTSVTDYIAKAVVKTLKKYPDFNVSLMGDKIVRYGSINIGIAVAAPGGLIVPVIKNANDKSVVELSMEAGTLFEKARAGKLKQEEYTGGTFTISNLGMFGIDNFTAIINQPEVGILAVSATKDEAVVVKDESGNKVIAIKPMMNITLTADHRVVDGLIAAQFVTEIQRLLENPIELLI, encoded by the coding sequence ATGGCGACAGAAATCATCATGCCGAAAGCCGGGATGGCCATGGAGGAAGGAACCATCCTCAAGTGGCTGAAGGCAGAGGGAGAAGCAGTAGAACAGGGAGAACCGCTGCTGGAAATCCTGACAGATAAGGTAAATATGGAAGTGGAGGCCCAGGTATCCGGGACACTGATTAAGATATTGAAACAGGAAGGGGAGGTCGTCCCCGTCATAACGAACATCGGATATATCGGCGAGGCAGGAGAGGCTGCACCGGAGGCAGGAGCAGGAACCGGGCCAGTGATCTCCCAGACCACAGGTTCACCGGAGGCAGCCATCGCAAAGACAGCCGCAGCCGAAGCAGAAAAGGCAGAGGCCTCCGAAATAGCTGCGGGAACAGGAACTGGCATATCCCCAAGGCACAGCGGCGTAGGAATCCTGCCAGAGGATCGGGAAAGTGCAGACCCGAGAGGAATGGCAGGAAACCGGGTAATCGCCGAAAGTGAAGCGGAAAGATCTGATGCGGCATCAAATTTCTCCGGCAAAATAGCTGCAACGCCCGCTGCAAAGCGAATGGCAGCAGAGCGAAACATCAACCTCAGCCTTGTAAGGGGAAGCGGCGCGAACGGAGAAATCTACGCAAAGGATGTAGAAGAATATAGAAGCGTGGTCATTAGTCCGCTGGCAAGAAGAGCGGCGGAAGCGGAAGGGCTGGACGTAAACGAACTTACAGGAAGCGGATACGGAGGAAAGATCCTGCTGCAGGATGTGGCATCAAAGCTTGCTTTCCGGAATGCAGAAAGAGAAGGCGGACAGCCGGCAGCCGCTGCAGCACCAGGAGCAAATGCCTCAGCCGCGGGTTCGGCAACAGGATATTCATCTGGTGCAGCAGCGTCAGGAAGCCTTGCAGCAGGCCAGATGACAGCAGACGGCAAGGAGATTGCAGAAGTGGTTTCCTACAGCGGAATCCGTAAGGTGATAGGAGACCGTATGGTGCAGAGCAAGTTCACCGCGCCCCACCTGTATTTCAGTCAGAGAGTTAATCTTGAAAAGCTGCTGGAAGTAAGAAAACAGATCAACGAAGCCCAGGAGAAAAAGACCTCAGTAACAGACTACATCGCAAAGGCAGTCGTAAAGACCCTGAAGAAATATCCGGACTTCAACGTATCCCTGATGGGAGACAAGATCGTAAGATACGGGAGCATCAACATCGGAATCGCAGTGGCAGCACCTGGAGGACTGATCGTACCAGTGATCAAGAATGCAAATGACAAATCGGTGGTCGAGCTGTCAATGGAAGCAGGGACCTTATTTGAAAAGGCAAGAGCAGGCAAGCTGAAGCAGGAAGAGTATACAGGAGGAACCTTCACAATATCCAATCTGGGAATGTTCGGTATCGACAACTTTACGGCAATCATCAATCAGCCGGAAGTGGGAATCCTTGCAGTAAGCGCAACGAAGGACGAAGCAGTGGTTGTCAAGGATGAGTCGGGAAACAAGGTGATCGCCATCAAACCGATGATGAACATAACCCTGACAGCAGATCACAGGGTGGTGGATGGTCTCATCGCAGCACAATTTGTGACAGAAATTCAGAGACTACTTGAAAATCCAATAGAGCTGCTGATTTAG
- the lpdA gene encoding dihydrolipoyl dehydrogenase → MATEIIMPKAGMAMEEGTIVKWLKAEGDVVEQGEPLLEILTDKVNMEVEAQVSGTLLKILKQEGDVVPVIQTIGYIGAPGEILEEAKAENTPSKEVTVKNETSNGNPSSAAAGDSIASGGAAATNGNASKETGYDVVVIGGGPAGYVAAIKAAQLGGKVALVEQDVVGGTCLNRGCIPTKTYLKNAEILDTIRHASQRGIHLAGAEVSLDMDRIVAVKNEVVKTLTTGVAGLLRSYGVTTYHGIGRITREKKVSVDGKELLETKNIIIAGGSNPSRLKIPGMESSLVLTSDEILDLKEVPKHLAIIGGGVIGIELATVFAAYGSKVTIIELEDRLAPFMDGEISAELRKYAEKKGIILMTGTKLEKLEERDGTLLITTDKEVLEADKALLSIGRVADLEALGELELETERGKIKVNERMETSEAGVYAAGDITGKLMLAHAAFKMGEIAAANAMGGKEAVDLRYTPSAIYTSPEIGSVGLTEEAAKAKYEVSVGKFYFGANGRALASGEGTGFVKVLADKKYGQILGVHIVGPAAAELINEAAALMSMEITVHELSEIIHGHPTFSEALMEAAADCLQKCIHKPRPSKSGQ, encoded by the coding sequence ATGGCAACAGAAATCATCATGCCGAAGGCCGGAATGGCCATGGAGGAAGGAACCATCGTCAAATGGCTGAAGGCCGAGGGCGATGTGGTCGAACAGGGAGAACCCCTGCTTGAGATATTGACCGACAAGGTAAACATGGAAGTGGAGGCGCAGGTATCAGGAACCCTGCTGAAAATATTAAAGCAGGAGGGCGATGTGGTGCCGGTCATCCAGACCATCGGATATATCGGAGCACCGGGAGAAATTCTGGAAGAGGCAAAGGCAGAAAATACACCTTCAAAAGAGGTGACAGTGAAGAATGAAACATCAAACGGAAATCCTTCTTCGGCAGCGGCTGGTGATAGCATAGCTTCCGGAGGAGCCGCAGCGACAAACGGGAACGCATCAAAAGAAACCGGATATGACGTGGTGGTCATCGGCGGCGGACCGGCAGGATATGTGGCAGCAATCAAAGCAGCCCAGCTGGGCGGGAAGGTTGCACTGGTGGAACAGGATGTGGTGGGAGGAACCTGCCTGAACCGGGGATGCATACCGACGAAGACATATCTGAAAAACGCAGAAATTCTGGACACCATAAGACATGCGTCACAGCGAGGAATTCATCTTGCGGGAGCAGAGGTCAGCCTTGATATGGATCGGATCGTAGCAGTAAAAAATGAAGTGGTGAAGACCCTGACAACAGGCGTAGCCGGATTGCTTCGAAGCTATGGTGTGACCACATATCATGGAATTGGCAGAATCACCAGGGAAAAGAAGGTAAGTGTAGACGGCAAAGAACTACTGGAAACAAAAAATATCATCATAGCGGGAGGCTCAAATCCATCAAGACTAAAGATTCCAGGAATGGAAAGCAGCCTTGTGCTGACAAGTGACGAGATCCTGGATCTTAAGGAAGTACCAAAGCATCTGGCCATTATTGGCGGAGGAGTTATTGGAATCGAGCTGGCCACAGTATTTGCAGCCTATGGAAGCAAGGTAACCATCATCGAGCTGGAGGACCGGCTGGCACCGTTTATGGACGGAGAGATTTCAGCAGAACTGAGGAAGTATGCGGAGAAAAAGGGCATCATTCTGATGACAGGAACCAAGCTGGAGAAGCTGGAAGAAAGAGATGGAACGCTTCTGATCACAACGGATAAAGAAGTGCTTGAAGCAGATAAGGCCCTGCTGTCCATTGGACGTGTGGCGGATCTTGAGGCACTGGGGGAACTGGAGCTGGAAACAGAGCGAGGCAAGATCAAGGTCAACGAACGCATGGAGACCAGCGAAGCAGGAGTCTATGCGGCAGGAGATATCACCGGAAAGCTGATGCTTGCCCACGCAGCGTTCAAGATGGGAGAAATCGCCGCCGCCAACGCTATGGGAGGCAAAGAAGCCGTAGACCTGCGGTATACACCAAGCGCGATCTATACCTCACCGGAAATCGGAAGTGTGGGACTGACAGAAGAGGCTGCAAAAGCGAAATATGAGGTATCGGTTGGAAAATTTTACTTCGGAGCCAACGGAAGAGCGTTGGCATCAGGAGAAGGAACCGGATTTGTAAAGGTTCTTGCAGACAAGAAATATGGGCAGATCCTGGGAGTTCACATCGTGGGGCCTGCGGCAGCAGAACTGATCAATGAAGCAGCGGCCCTGATGAGCATGGAAATCACAGTCCACGAGCTTTCCGAGATCATCCACGGCCATCCGACCTTTTCGGAGGCCCTGATGGAAGCCGCAGCCGACTGCCTGCAAAAGTGCATCCATAAGCCGCGCCCCAGCAAGTCGGGCCAGTAA
- a CDS encoding HPr family phosphocarrier protein, whose translation MLRKEIEITNKTGLHARPAAEFVKEASKFASSVTIEFKGKKLNAKSILHVLSAGISAGSTIVLATDGEDETTALETLAELIVNFKE comes from the coding sequence ATGCTGAGGAAAGAAATCGAAATTACAAACAAAACCGGACTTCATGCAAGGCCTGCAGCGGAATTTGTGAAGGAAGCTTCTAAGTTCGCATCTTCTGTGACCATAGAATTCAAAGGGAAAAAGCTTAATGCAAAGAGTATTCTTCATGTACTGTCGGCCGGTATCTCAGCCGGGAGCACCATCGTCCTTGCAACAGATGGAGAAGACGAGACAACGGCACTCGAAACGTTAGCGGAATTGATTGTAAATTTCAAGGAATAA